The following are encoded together in the Erwinia sp. E602 genome:
- the nac gene encoding nitrogen assimilation transcriptional regulator NAC, which translates to MNLRRLKYFVKIVDIGSLTQAAEVLHIAQPALSQQVATLENELDQQLLIRTKRGVTPTEAGKILYSHARTILRQCEQAQMAVINAGQVLSGQVAIGLAPGTAASSLTMPLLQTVREQFPEVLVYLHENSGASLNEKLMNGQLDMAVLYDRTPTAGITSVPLMKEELYLVGTDACPGSNVDLADVAQMNLFLPRDYSAVRKRVDEAFSLRRLSARIIGEIESIATLTAAVSSGMGVTVLPESAARSLVSSTNAWMARIGSPSLNLPLSLNVSARQPLSPSAQAVKTILLSLINQPLAEERELMLVG; encoded by the coding sequence ATGAACTTAAGACGACTGAAATATTTTGTGAAAATCGTCGATATCGGCAGCCTGACCCAGGCAGCGGAAGTGCTGCATATTGCTCAACCCGCGCTCAGCCAGCAGGTGGCGACGCTGGAAAACGAGCTGGACCAGCAACTGTTGATCCGTACCAAACGCGGCGTCACGCCAACTGAAGCCGGTAAAATTCTCTACTCCCATGCCCGTACCATCCTGCGCCAGTGCGAACAGGCCCAGATGGCGGTCATCAACGCAGGCCAGGTGCTCAGCGGCCAGGTCGCCATTGGCCTTGCGCCAGGCACCGCAGCCTCCTCGCTGACCATGCCGCTGCTGCAGACCGTGCGTGAACAGTTCCCGGAAGTACTGGTCTATCTGCACGAAAACAGCGGCGCATCGCTGAATGAGAAACTGATGAATGGCCAGCTGGATATGGCGGTGCTCTACGATCGCACCCCAACTGCGGGGATCACCAGCGTGCCGCTGATGAAAGAGGAGCTGTACCTGGTTGGCACCGACGCATGCCCTGGCAGCAACGTCGATCTTGCCGACGTGGCGCAGATGAACCTGTTCCTGCCGCGCGACTACAGTGCGGTACGTAAACGCGTTGATGAAGCCTTCTCGCTGCGCCGCCTCAGCGCACGCATCATCGGTGAAATCGAATCGATCGCCACCCTGACCGCCGCGGTTTCCAGCGGAATGGGCGTTACCGTGCTGCCGGAATCCGCGGCCCGTTCGCTGGTCAGCAGCACCAACGCGTGGATGGCCCGTATCGGCAGCCCGTCGCTGAATCTGCCGTTGTCGCTCAACGTCTCTGCGCGTCAGCCGCTGTCGCCATCCGCCCAGGCGGTAAAAACCATTTTGCTGTCACTGATAAACCAGCCGTTAGCGGAAGAGCGCGAGCTGATGCTGGTAGGTTAA
- a CDS encoding sugar ABC transporter substrate-binding protein: protein MNVKKTILASLLVCMLPVTSFAKEVQVGVSMALFDDNFLTIVRNSISKEMKKDGVNGQIEDAKNDVAQQLQQVQSFISQGVDAVIVNPVDTNAVKPIVDLTTKAGIPLVFVNRKPATELTGKMAFVGSDSELAGRLQMEALAKRLDYKGNVAILLGDLANEATRERTKGVKAVVAKYPGLKVVQEQTAKFTRNDAVDVVSNWLTAGDDIQAIASNNDEMAIGALQALGKNDNKILVAGVDGTPDALQMIKNGKMVASVFQDAKGQGEGAVQTAVKLAKGEQVQKMVDIPFQLITKDNYEAFTSKNLK from the coding sequence ATGAACGTGAAAAAAACAATTTTAGCGTCACTGTTAGTGTGTATGTTACCTGTTACCAGCTTCGCGAAAGAGGTGCAGGTAGGTGTCTCTATGGCACTGTTTGACGACAACTTTTTGACAATTGTCCGCAACTCCATCAGCAAGGAAATGAAGAAAGACGGTGTTAACGGTCAGATTGAAGATGCCAAGAACGACGTCGCTCAGCAGCTGCAACAGGTACAGAGCTTTATCAGCCAGGGCGTTGACGCGGTGATCGTTAACCCGGTTGACACTAACGCCGTGAAGCCAATTGTTGACCTCACCACCAAAGCCGGCATCCCGCTGGTGTTCGTTAACCGTAAACCCGCCACCGAACTGACCGGCAAAATGGCCTTTGTAGGCTCTGATTCCGAACTGGCGGGCCGCCTGCAGATGGAAGCGCTGGCCAAGCGTCTGGATTATAAAGGCAACGTGGCAATTCTGCTGGGTGACCTGGCAAACGAAGCCACTCGTGAACGCACCAAGGGCGTGAAAGCCGTTGTGGCTAAATATCCTGGCCTGAAAGTGGTTCAGGAACAGACCGCCAAATTTACCCGTAACGACGCGGTAGACGTGGTCAGTAACTGGCTGACGGCAGGTGACGATATCCAGGCCATCGCGTCTAACAACGATGAAATGGCGATCGGTGCCCTGCAGGCGCTGGGTAAAAATGACAACAAAATTCTGGTCGCGGGCGTGGATGGTACACCGGATGCGCTGCAGATGATTAAGAACGGCAAGATGGTTGCCAGCGTCTTCCAGGATGCCAAAGGCCAGGGCGAAGGTGCCGTGCAGACCGCAGTGAAACTGGCTAAGGGCGAGCAGGTTCAGAAAATGGTCGATATCCCATTCCAGCTGATCACCAAAGATAACTACGAAGCATTTACCAGCAAAAACCTTAAATAA
- a CDS encoding TetR/AcrR family transcriptional regulator: MRKLTEQKRNDILNAATAVFLEQGYERASMEGVARTAECSKATLYNYFTSKESLLDAVVRAYGTNFLTRAADDLHSQDSSKLSLNDRLQRFGEGMLGALTSDWKGLQLYRMVIGEAGHSGIGDIFYESGVRESMNALAALMEQHIDAGDMRPASPELRAKQFSALVRAEADELFLRHDMPVYTQQDIVAMVKSAVDVFTAGASAR; encoded by the coding sequence TTCTTGAACAGGGCTATGAACGTGCTTCCATGGAAGGGGTAGCCAGAACGGCCGAATGCTCTAAAGCCACGCTCTATAACTACTTTACCTCCAAAGAAAGTCTTCTTGATGCCGTGGTAAGGGCTTACGGCACCAACTTTCTGACGCGCGCGGCGGACGATCTTCACAGTCAGGACAGCAGTAAACTCTCTCTGAATGACCGGCTGCAGCGCTTTGGTGAAGGCATGCTGGGTGCACTGACGTCCGACTGGAAGGGGCTTCAGCTGTATCGCATGGTTATCGGTGAGGCGGGGCATTCCGGCATTGGCGATATCTTTTATGAGTCCGGCGTACGCGAGAGTATGAACGCGCTGGCGGCACTGATGGAGCAGCACATTGACGCTGGCGACATGCGGCCCGCCAGCCCCGAACTGAGAGCGAAACAGTTTTCGGCTCTGGTAAGGGCCGAAGCTGACGAGCTCTTTCTCAGACATGACATGCCGGTTTATACGCAGCAGGATATCGTGGCGATGGTTAAAAGTGCCGTGGACGTATTTACCGCTGGCGCGTCAGCCCGCTGA
- a CDS encoding dTMP kinase translates to MSRPLFISLDGPKGVGKTTLLEAITKVLRADNRKVVRLCEKKSDPWRGETMALVNRLVRNPSLDLEREVCQRFANSRAWISRHVLTRQPPGSIILMDRWYPSEAAFRRMVPFAEILQLNLERDVQTPDLHVGVVTAPAISWARAAARSRGLSSTVMHKLEEHVASTRAFEREIADRGWVLCRNEGSIEEATMQVVAEIYRVPGCPNPSVERAAPER, encoded by the coding sequence ATGAGTCGTCCGCTCTTTATTTCTCTGGATGGGCCCAAGGGGGTCGGCAAAACCACGCTCCTGGAGGCCATCACTAAGGTACTCAGGGCAGACAACCGGAAGGTAGTCCGACTGTGTGAGAAAAAAAGCGATCCCTGGCGAGGGGAAACCATGGCCCTTGTTAACCGGCTCGTCAGAAATCCCAGCCTGGATTTGGAACGGGAAGTGTGTCAGCGCTTTGCCAATAGCCGCGCGTGGATTTCCCGGCACGTGCTGACCAGACAGCCGCCGGGCAGCATTATCCTGATGGACCGCTGGTATCCGTCGGAAGCCGCGTTTCGCCGGATGGTGCCTTTTGCAGAGATTTTACAGCTTAACCTTGAGCGAGACGTGCAAACCCCAGACCTGCATGTCGGGGTGGTTACCGCGCCAGCTATTTCATGGGCGAGGGCGGCGGCCCGATCGCGAGGGCTAAGCAGCACCGTGATGCATAAGCTGGAAGAGCATGTCGCCAGTACCCGCGCGTTCGAGCGAGAAATTGCCGATCGCGGCTGGGTATTGTGCCGTAATGAAGGAAGCATCGAAGAAGCAACGATGCAGGTGGTTGCTGAGATTTACAGAGTTCCTGGATGCCCCAACCCCTCGGTTGAGCGGGCAGCGCCGGAAAGATAA
- a CDS encoding aldehyde dehydrogenase encodes MLSFKPENIALPAGHYINGQHVAGSGDRLAVNRPSDGLLAGEMTEASRELVDEAVSVADRAVRESGWASCPPRQRGAVLRRWADLIVADPQLAQLESLGSTRPIHDVVNHEIPFTAEAIRFYAECADKFSGDVLPTRDASLGMLVPEPYGVIGAITPWNFPLSMASWKCGPALAAGNAVVLKPSELTPFSTVRLAELALQAGLPAGVLNIVQGGGAVTGSALVAHPLVRKVSFTGSTATGARIMSDAAFNGMKPVTLELGGKSPQLVFDDAGDLDEVAGRILRGFTANGGQACVAGTRLIVQRGIADALIAKLITLCQSFRPGVTWDESSRYAPMIDSRQACKVESVIASARAQGAEVLVGGGRFADTGEGYFWQPTLLAGLEQDNPAVQEEIFGPVLTVQIFDDEAEGLALASHPTYGLCAGVHTKNIDRALRAMRGIAAGTVWINRYGRSGDFIIPTGGFNGSGIGKDLGRQAFEACQRYKSVLIDF; translated from the coding sequence ATGCTGAGTTTTAAACCGGAAAACATCGCCTTACCCGCAGGGCATTATATCAACGGTCAGCACGTTGCCGGCAGCGGCGATCGGCTTGCGGTTAACCGGCCTTCCGATGGTCTGCTGGCGGGAGAGATGACCGAAGCCAGCCGCGAGCTGGTTGATGAAGCGGTCAGCGTGGCGGACCGCGCGGTGCGTGAAAGCGGCTGGGCCAGCTGCCCGCCGCGCCAGCGCGGCGCGGTACTGCGGCGCTGGGCCGACCTGATCGTCGCCGACCCGCAGCTGGCGCAGCTGGAATCGCTGGGCTCCACCCGGCCGATCCACGACGTGGTCAACCACGAAATCCCGTTCACCGCCGAAGCGATCCGCTTCTACGCCGAATGCGCCGACAAATTCAGCGGCGACGTGCTGCCAACCCGCGACGCCAGCCTCGGCATGCTGGTGCCGGAGCCGTACGGCGTGATCGGGGCCATCACCCCGTGGAACTTCCCGCTGTCGATGGCCTCGTGGAAATGTGGCCCGGCGCTGGCGGCAGGTAATGCCGTGGTGCTGAAGCCCTCCGAGCTGACGCCGTTCTCCACCGTGCGGCTGGCCGAACTGGCGCTGCAGGCCGGGCTGCCTGCCGGGGTGCTGAACATCGTGCAGGGCGGTGGTGCCGTCACCGGCAGCGCGCTGGTGGCCCATCCGCTGGTGCGCAAGGTCTCCTTTACCGGCTCCACCGCCACCGGCGCACGCATTATGAGCGACGCGGCGTTTAACGGCATGAAGCCGGTAACGCTGGAGCTGGGCGGTAAAAGCCCGCAGCTGGTATTTGACGACGCCGGCGATCTGGATGAAGTGGCCGGGCGCATCCTGCGCGGCTTCACCGCCAACGGCGGCCAGGCCTGCGTGGCCGGCACCCGGCTGATCGTCCAGCGCGGCATTGCCGATGCGCTGATCGCGAAGCTGATCACCCTGTGCCAGAGCTTCCGCCCCGGCGTCACCTGGGACGAAAGCAGCCGCTATGCGCCGATGATCGACAGCCGCCAGGCCTGCAAGGTCGAGTCGGTGATCGCCAGCGCCCGGGCGCAGGGGGCGGAAGTGCTGGTCGGCGGCGGCCGCTTTGCCGACACCGGCGAAGGCTACTTCTGGCAGCCGACGCTGCTGGCGGGTCTGGAGCAGGATAATCCGGCGGTGCAGGAGGAGATCTTTGGCCCGGTGCTGACCGTGCAGATCTTCGACGATGAAGCCGAAGGGCTGGCGCTGGCCTCACACCCCACTTACGGCCTGTGCGCCGGGGTGCACACCAAAAATATTGACCGCGCGCTGCGGGCGATGCGTGGCATCGCGGCGGGCACGGTATGGATCAACCGTTACGGTCGCTCCGGCGATTTTATCATCCCCACTGGCGGCTTTAACGGCTCCGGTATTGGCAAAGACCTCGGTCGTCAGGCGTTTGAAGCCTGCCAGCGCTATAAGAGCGTGCTGATCGATTTCTGA
- a CDS encoding ABC transporter permease produces MKMTTQQHAETPSFFSSLKGRMPKDTGIFVVMVGIALIFEAFGWYVRDQSFLLNPNRLVLIVLQVAIIGIIAVGVTQVIITTGIDLSSGSVIALSAVVAASLAQTSDSLSPMFPSLVNMPAVLPIGAGIAVGLICGILNGVLITKTGIPPFIATLGMMVSARGLAQYYTQGNPISFLSDGFTAIGQGAMPVIIFLVVAVLFHIALKHTRYGKYVYAIGGNMVSAKVSGINVNKYLIIVYTIAGALSGLAGVVLAARVSSGQSSMGLSYELDAIAAAVIGGSSLMGGVGRITGTLIGAVILGLIKSGFTFVGVDAYVQDIIKGMIIVAAVSIDMYRNRKKR; encoded by the coding sequence ATGAAAATGACAACGCAACAGCACGCTGAAACGCCTTCTTTCTTCAGCAGTCTGAAAGGCAGAATGCCTAAAGATACCGGTATTTTCGTTGTAATGGTCGGCATTGCGCTGATCTTTGAAGCCTTCGGTTGGTATGTTCGCGATCAGTCATTCCTGCTAAACCCGAACCGTCTGGTGTTGATCGTTCTGCAGGTTGCCATTATCGGTATTATCGCGGTAGGGGTTACGCAGGTCATTATTACCACCGGTATTGACCTCTCGTCGGGGTCGGTTATCGCCCTGTCCGCCGTGGTCGCGGCCTCGCTGGCGCAAACCTCTGACAGCCTGTCGCCGATGTTCCCGTCGCTGGTGAATATGCCTGCAGTCCTGCCGATAGGCGCAGGGATCGCCGTCGGCTTAATCTGCGGTATTCTCAACGGCGTGTTGATTACTAAAACCGGTATTCCACCGTTTATCGCCACCCTCGGCATGATGGTATCTGCCCGCGGCCTGGCACAGTATTACACCCAGGGTAACCCAATCAGCTTCCTGTCAGACGGCTTCACCGCCATTGGTCAGGGTGCGATGCCGGTGATTATCTTCCTGGTGGTGGCGGTGCTGTTCCATATCGCCCTGAAGCACACCCGCTACGGCAAATACGTTTACGCTATCGGCGGCAATATGGTGTCGGCGAAAGTCTCCGGCATCAACGTAAACAAATATCTGATCATCGTTTACACCATTGCCGGCGCACTCTCTGGCCTGGCAGGGGTGGTACTGGCGGCACGCGTCAGCAGCGGTCAGTCAAGCATGGGCCTCTCTTACGAGCTGGATGCGATTGCCGCGGCGGTGATCGGCGGCAGCAGCCTGATGGGCGGGGTGGGGCGCATTACCGGTACGCTGATTGGCGCGGTGATCCTCGGCCTGATCAAGAGTGGCTTTACCTTTGTTGGTGTGGATGCCTACGTGCAGGACATTATCAAGGGGATGATTATCGTGGCGGCGGTATCCATCGATATGTACCGTAACCGTAAGAAACGTTGA
- a CDS encoding DUF3313 domain-containing protein → MVCLTKQLSRTLILTAIIAAAGCSSTSPVKYAGIEATSRMLPNTADDSARIPFRYAAPVDWSKYRSITIEPVEIYGGSDAQFNDLPQEDRRNLADYMQKKFAEVLAEKFTVNTSAGNAPALRLKLTLAGADTTPQFVGTITKFDLAGGPYNIVQSVRGGRGLMSGYVNYAVEVKDAANGELLLAYVAEQYPNAMNVGATFGSMSAAETGVDKGAEQLLEKLR, encoded by the coding sequence ATGGTTTGCCTGACTAAACAGCTGTCCCGCACGCTGATCCTGACCGCCATCATTGCCGCCGCGGGGTGTTCATCCACCTCGCCGGTGAAATATGCCGGCATCGAGGCCACATCCAGAATGCTACCCAACACGGCTGACGACAGCGCGCGGATACCTTTCCGCTACGCCGCCCCGGTTGACTGGAGCAAATACCGCAGCATCACTATCGAACCCGTCGAGATTTACGGCGGCAGCGACGCGCAGTTTAATGACCTGCCGCAGGAAGATCGGCGCAATCTGGCCGACTACATGCAGAAGAAGTTCGCCGAAGTGCTGGCGGAGAAGTTTACTGTCAACACCTCCGCCGGGAACGCTCCCGCTCTCCGGCTTAAGCTGACGCTGGCCGGCGCGGACACGACGCCCCAGTTTGTGGGGACCATTACGAAATTCGACCTGGCCGGCGGCCCCTATAATATCGTTCAGTCCGTACGCGGCGGGCGCGGCCTGATGAGCGGATACGTCAACTATGCCGTTGAGGTGAAAGATGCCGCGAACGGCGAACTTCTGCTGGCCTACGTCGCGGAGCAGTATCCTAACGCAATGAACGTAGGCGCTACGTTTGGATCAATGAGTGCGGCAGAAACGGGGGTGGATAAAGGCGCCGAGCAGCTGCTGGAGAAATTGCGCTAG
- a CDS encoding sugar ABC transporter ATP-binding protein gives MSAYALEAEGISKFFPGVKALNNVSLRVKPGTVHALMGENGAGKSTLMKCLIGIYRPDEGQIRIKGEPVQFTDTLDALRSGISMIHQELNLVPHMTVAENIWLGREPMKLGFVDHGKLNRLTKDLLVKLNIRLRPEQMVGDLSIASQQMVEIAKAVSWNSDIVIMDEPTSALTETEVAHLFTIIRDLREQGKAIIYISHKMDEIFTITDEVSVFRDGTWVASNETSFYTRQSLITQMVGRELTQLFPKFDTNIGEDVLTVRNLSRQGVFHDINFNVRRGEILGVAGLVGAGRSEVMESLFGMTEIDGGEILIDGVPTRIDSPATAIDKGLAFLTEDRKKSGLFLVLSVLENMSIVKMTNYSANAGFVSHSQMAKDCLEQIKRLNIKTPTMDQIINNLSGGNQQKVLIARWLLAQPKILILDEPTRGIDVGAKAEIYRLISELANRGVAIIMVSSELPEILGMSDRVMVMHGGRITGILNKEDADQETILSLASE, from the coding sequence ATGTCCGCATATGCGCTAGAAGCCGAAGGCATCAGTAAGTTTTTCCCGGGTGTTAAAGCATTAAATAACGTGTCACTGCGCGTTAAGCCGGGAACGGTGCATGCCCTGATGGGTGAGAATGGCGCAGGAAAGTCCACTTTAATGAAGTGCCTGATCGGGATTTACCGTCCCGATGAGGGGCAAATCCGCATTAAAGGGGAGCCTGTGCAGTTTACCGATACGCTGGATGCACTGCGTTCGGGAATCTCAATGATCCACCAGGAGCTTAATTTGGTACCGCATATGACGGTCGCCGAAAACATCTGGCTCGGTCGCGAACCGATGAAACTCGGCTTCGTTGACCACGGTAAGCTCAACCGTTTAACCAAAGATCTGCTGGTTAAGCTGAATATCCGTCTGCGCCCTGAACAAATGGTTGGCGATCTCAGTATCGCCTCCCAGCAGATGGTGGAGATCGCCAAAGCTGTCTCCTGGAATTCAGATATCGTGATTATGGATGAACCGACCTCGGCGCTGACGGAAACCGAAGTGGCGCATCTGTTCACCATCATTCGCGATCTGCGTGAGCAGGGTAAAGCAATCATCTATATCAGCCACAAGATGGATGAGATCTTTACCATTACCGACGAGGTCAGCGTATTCCGTGACGGCACCTGGGTGGCCAGCAACGAGACGTCGTTCTACACGCGTCAGTCGCTGATCACTCAGATGGTGGGTCGCGAGCTGACTCAGCTGTTTCCGAAATTTGATACCAATATTGGTGAAGACGTTCTGACGGTGCGTAATCTGTCCCGTCAGGGCGTGTTCCACGACATCAACTTCAACGTGCGCCGCGGCGAGATCCTCGGCGTAGCCGGGCTGGTGGGTGCCGGCCGCAGTGAAGTGATGGAAAGCCTTTTTGGTATGACCGAAATCGACGGCGGTGAGATCCTCATCGACGGCGTGCCAACCCGCATCGACTCGCCGGCCACGGCGATCGACAAAGGGCTGGCGTTCCTGACCGAAGACCGTAAGAAGTCCGGCCTGTTCCTGGTGCTGTCGGTACTGGAGAACATGAGTATCGTGAAGATGACCAACTACAGCGCTAACGCGGGCTTTGTCAGTCACTCACAGATGGCCAAAGACTGTCTGGAACAGATTAAGCGCTTGAATATTAAGACGCCGACCATGGACCAGATCATTAATAACCTGAGCGGCGGTAACCAGCAGAAGGTGCTGATTGCGCGCTGGCTGCTGGCACAACCGAAAATTCTTATCCTTGACGAACCTACCCGTGGTATCGACGTCGGTGCTAAGGCGGAGATCTACCGCCTGATTAGCGAACTGGCGAACCGTGGCGTGGCAATCATTATGGTCTCCTCAGAGCTGCCGGAAATTCTCGGCATGAGCGACCGGGTGATGGTTATGCACGGCGGACGTATTACCGGCATCCTCAATAAAGAAGATGCTGACCAGGAAACTATTTTGTCGCTGGCGTCCGAGTAA
- the cbl gene encoding HTH-type transcriptional regulator Cbl produces MNFQQLKIIKEAARCEFNLTEVANALFTSQSGVSRHIRDLEDELGVEIFIRRGKRLLGMTEPGKALLTIAERILDEAGKVRRLADVFTNESSGVLTIATTHTQARYSLPKVIKAFRALYPNVRLELNQGSPQEIVSMLVAGEADIGIASEQVVNNPALAAFPWFSWHHALLVPKGHELEQHQPVSLATLSRYPLITYRQGITGRSKVDRAFHAASLKPDFVLSAQDSDVVKTYVELGLGVGVLADQACQLDEHSPLTRLEARHLFEPNTVWLGLKRGQLQRNYVWQFLELCNANLSLEEIKRQALSLEEEEPVIDYQI; encoded by the coding sequence GTGAATTTTCAGCAACTTAAAATCATTAAAGAAGCAGCACGCTGCGAGTTCAATCTCACCGAAGTGGCAAACGCGCTGTTTACCTCCCAGTCCGGGGTCAGCCGCCATATTCGCGATTTAGAAGATGAGCTGGGCGTGGAGATCTTTATCCGTCGCGGCAAACGCCTGCTGGGCATGACCGAACCGGGTAAGGCGTTATTAACCATTGCCGAACGCATTCTTGATGAGGCCGGCAAAGTACGCCGCCTGGCCGACGTCTTCACCAACGAGTCGAGCGGTGTGCTGACCATCGCCACCACCCACACCCAGGCGCGTTACAGCCTGCCGAAGGTGATTAAGGCGTTCCGTGCGCTTTACCCCAATGTGCGGCTGGAGCTGAACCAGGGTTCACCGCAGGAGATCGTCTCAATGCTGGTGGCCGGTGAGGCCGATATCGGCATCGCCAGCGAGCAGGTGGTCAATAATCCGGCGCTGGCCGCCTTCCCGTGGTTCAGCTGGCACCATGCGCTGCTGGTGCCGAAAGGACATGAGCTGGAGCAGCACCAGCCTGTGAGCCTGGCTACGCTGAGCCGCTATCCGCTGATCACCTATCGCCAGGGCATTACCGGGCGCTCCAAAGTTGACCGGGCGTTTCATGCCGCCAGCCTGAAGCCGGATTTTGTGCTGAGTGCGCAGGATTCCGACGTGGTGAAAACCTACGTCGAGCTGGGGCTGGGAGTAGGGGTTCTGGCCGACCAGGCCTGCCAGCTGGACGAACACTCACCGCTGACCCGGCTGGAGGCGCGCCATCTGTTTGAGCCGAACACGGTGTGGCTGGGGCTGAAGCGTGGCCAGCTGCAGCGCAACTACGTCTGGCAGTTCCTTGAGCTGTGCAACGCCAATCTGTCGCTGGAAGAGATTAAGCGCCAGGCGCTGTCGCTGGAAGAAGAAGAACCGGTGATCGATTATCAGATTTAA
- a CDS encoding NAD-dependent succinate-semialdehyde dehydrogenase: MPLTRLQDLTLLRQQAYFAGRWQNAINGETLPVINPSTNEVLATIPALGAAETEQAIAFAEAARKSWAKTPNAERAQLLEKWYQLILDNADDLAAIMTAEQGKPLAEAKGEVTYGAGFVKWFAEEARRIYGDTIPAPSGDRRILVLKQPVGVAAAITPWNFPIAMITRKVAPALAAGCPIIVKPSELTPLSALALVELAQRAGIPAGVLQVVTGLPKEIGETLTASRTVRKISFTGSTRVGQLLMQQSADSIKRLSLELGGNAPLIVFDDADLDIAIPGVMMSKFRNAGQTCVCANRILVQRGIYPRFAERLLEEVAKLKVGDGFAAGSTIGPLINPAAVEKVNAHIEDAVKHGARVLTGGTSSGPGTFVTPTVLTDVTPAMRIAHEETFGPVAPLFIFDTEEQAIDIANDTPFGLGSYFFTEDIRRAWRVGEALEFGMVGFNTGSVSLVESPFGGIKLSGIGREGSHYGIDEYLESKAFHFGSL; encoded by the coding sequence ATGCCGTTAACCCGCTTACAGGACCTAACCCTGCTGCGCCAGCAGGCCTACTTCGCCGGCCGCTGGCAAAATGCTATCAACGGTGAAACCCTGCCGGTCATCAACCCGTCAACCAATGAGGTACTGGCCACCATCCCGGCGCTCGGTGCCGCGGAAACCGAACAGGCTATCGCCTTTGCCGAGGCCGCGCGTAAAAGCTGGGCCAAAACCCCTAACGCCGAACGCGCTCAGCTGCTGGAAAAATGGTACCAGCTGATCCTCGACAACGCCGACGACCTCGCGGCGATCATGACCGCCGAACAGGGCAAACCGCTGGCGGAAGCGAAAGGTGAAGTGACCTACGGTGCCGGATTCGTCAAATGGTTCGCCGAAGAAGCGCGCCGCATCTACGGCGACACCATCCCGGCACCGTCCGGCGACCGCCGCATCCTCGTCCTCAAACAGCCGGTCGGCGTCGCGGCGGCCATCACCCCGTGGAACTTCCCGATTGCGATGATCACCCGCAAAGTGGCCCCGGCGCTGGCCGCCGGCTGCCCGATTATCGTCAAACCTTCTGAACTCACGCCGCTCTCGGCGCTGGCGCTGGTCGAACTGGCACAGCGCGCTGGCATCCCGGCCGGGGTACTGCAGGTGGTCACCGGCCTGCCGAAAGAGATTGGCGAAACCCTTACCGCCAGCCGCACCGTGCGCAAAATCTCCTTCACCGGCTCCACCCGCGTCGGCCAGCTGCTGATGCAGCAGAGCGCCGACAGCATCAAACGCCTCAGCCTCGAACTCGGCGGCAACGCCCCGCTGATCGTCTTTGACGACGCCGACCTCGATATCGCTATCCCCGGCGTGATGATGAGCAAATTCCGTAACGCCGGACAGACCTGCGTCTGCGCCAACCGCATCCTCGTGCAGCGCGGCATCTATCCACGCTTTGCCGAACGCCTGCTGGAAGAAGTGGCGAAACTGAAAGTCGGCGACGGTTTCGCGGCGGGCAGCACCATCGGCCCGCTGATCAACCCGGCGGCGGTGGAGAAGGTTAACGCGCACATTGAAGACGCGGTAAAACACGGCGCACGGGTGCTGACCGGCGGCACCAGCAGCGGCCCCGGCACCTTTGTCACGCCAACGGTGCTGACCGACGTCACCCCGGCGATGCGCATCGCCCACGAAGAGACCTTCGGCCCGGTGGCACCGCTGTTTATCTTTGATACCGAAGAGCAGGCCATCGACATTGCCAACGACACGCCGTTTGGCCTCGGCTCCTACTTCTTTACCGAAGACATCCGCCGCGCCTGGCGGGTCGGCGAAGCGCTGGAGTTTGGCATGGTCGGCTTCAACACCGGATCGGTATCGCTGGTCGAGTCGCCGTTTGGCGGCATAAAACTCTCCGGCATCGGTCGTGAAGGCTCGCATTACGGCATTGACGAATACCTGGAATCAAAAGCCTTCCACTTTGGCAGCCTGTAA